One genomic region from Streptomyces sp. NBC_01431 encodes:
- the thpR gene encoding RNA 2',3'-cyclic phosphodiesterase, translating to MRLFAAVLPSAQAVAELGLVVRKLGTLPGADALRWTGRDGWHLTLAFLGETDEALLAELDTRLGRAARRTEPFTVRLHGGGRFDGRALWAGVAGAIDPLRLLAERADAAARRSGIAMDAHRRYVPHLTLARSRTPVDLRPYVAELAALEGSPWQVAELILVRSTLPRGGVPGERPRYEPVARWPLGGGG from the coding sequence ATGCGCCTCTTCGCCGCCGTACTCCCCTCGGCCCAGGCCGTGGCTGAACTCGGCCTCGTCGTAAGGAAGTTGGGCACTCTACCCGGCGCGGACGCGCTGCGCTGGACCGGCCGGGACGGCTGGCACCTCACCCTCGCGTTCCTGGGGGAGACCGATGAGGCGCTGCTTGCCGAACTGGACACACGGCTCGGCCGGGCGGCCCGCCGCACCGAGCCCTTCACGGTGCGCCTGCACGGCGGCGGCCGCTTCGACGGACGCGCCCTGTGGGCCGGGGTCGCGGGCGCCATCGACCCCCTGCGCCTGCTCGCGGAACGCGCCGACGCGGCCGCCCGCCGCTCCGGCATCGCGATGGACGCGCACCGCAGATATGTGCCGCACCTCACCCTGGCGCGCTCGCGCACACCCGTCGACCTGCGCCCGTACGTGGCGGAGCTCGCCGCACTCGAAGGCAGCCCTTGGCAGGTGGCGGAGTTGATCCTGGTCCGCAGCACCCTCCCGCGCGGTGGCGTACCGGGCGAGCGGCCCCGGTACGAGCCGGTCGCCCGCTGGCCGCTCGGCGGGGGCGGTTAG
- a CDS encoding FG-GAP repeat domain-containing protein yields MRLSVRSVLATAAATVGLVASAVAPAEASVGFDHCPVGKFCVFDRADGQGAMNAYAGPEASSGPWDDDAPEVYNRSGGEFSCMWSPAEFQYLDPGRDMYVTGPGIGDTQTQQPARRGAKKPKDDNSAFRWGRTLRECRTGKEYSDWTSRDGGAEDADPLPFGDLNGDGQADLLQRNWNGSLYFLDGNGNGTYLGRGWNTMTAFARHGDLTGDGKEDLLARDRAGVLWLYPGKGDGRLGPRLRLGAGWNGMRHFAPVGDLDGDGRTDLMAIDSAGRAWLYPGDGHGGFGHRKSLGGDWNATLTFTGTGDLTGDHHNDLVANDTSGRLWRYPGNGHGGFGHRVLIGSGGWDQYPTLLCVGDVVDDLAWSAPDLLAKGDRRLTTYPGTGKGTLGPGQEDWNWAMSDVF; encoded by the coding sequence ATGCGGCTCTCCGTCCGCTCTGTTCTGGCCACGGCTGCCGCCACTGTCGGGCTCGTCGCATCCGCGGTCGCTCCCGCCGAGGCGTCGGTCGGCTTCGACCACTGTCCGGTGGGCAAGTTCTGCGTCTTCGACCGGGCCGACGGCCAGGGCGCGATGAACGCGTACGCCGGCCCCGAGGCCTCCTCCGGCCCCTGGGACGACGACGCCCCGGAGGTCTACAACCGCAGCGGCGGCGAGTTCTCGTGCATGTGGAGCCCGGCAGAGTTCCAGTACCTGGACCCGGGTCGCGACATGTACGTCACCGGTCCGGGCATCGGCGACACCCAGACCCAGCAGCCCGCGCGGCGCGGCGCGAAGAAGCCCAAGGACGACAACAGCGCGTTCCGCTGGGGGCGGACGCTGCGCGAGTGCCGCACGGGCAAGGAGTACTCGGACTGGACCTCCCGCGACGGAGGCGCCGAGGACGCGGACCCGCTGCCCTTCGGCGACCTCAACGGCGACGGCCAGGCCGACCTCCTCCAGCGCAACTGGAACGGCAGCCTCTACTTCCTGGACGGCAACGGCAACGGCACTTATCTGGGGCGGGGCTGGAACACCATGACCGCCTTCGCCCGGCACGGCGATCTGACCGGCGACGGCAAGGAGGACCTGCTCGCCCGGGACCGGGCCGGCGTGCTGTGGCTGTACCCGGGCAAGGGCGACGGACGGCTCGGCCCACGGCTGCGCCTGGGCGCCGGCTGGAACGGGATGCGGCACTTCGCTCCCGTCGGCGACCTCGACGGCGACGGGCGCACCGACCTGATGGCGATCGACAGCGCCGGGCGGGCGTGGCTGTACCCGGGCGACGGGCACGGCGGCTTCGGGCACCGCAAGAGCCTCGGCGGTGACTGGAATGCGACCTTGACGTTCACCGGCACCGGCGACCTGACCGGCGACCACCACAACGACCTTGTGGCGAACGACACTTCGGGCCGCCTGTGGCGCTACCCGGGCAACGGCCACGGCGGCTTCGGGCACCGTGTGCTGATCGGCAGCGGCGGCTGGGACCAGTACCCGACGCTGCTGTGCGTCGGCGATGTCGTGGACGACCTCGCCTGGTCCGCGCCCGACCTGCTGGCCAAGGGCGACCGCAGGCTCACGACATACCCGGGCACCGGCAAGGGCACCCTCGGCCCCGGCCAGGAGGACTGGAACTGGGCCATGAGCGACGTCTTCTGA
- a CDS encoding MFS transporter, with amino-acid sequence MSTGTGSPSAPAPTPTYNKRGGGTFSSLAVRNYRLFFSGAIVSNIGTWMARITQDWLVLTITGSSVAVGITTAMQFLPMLLFGLYGGVIADRFAKRNILFVTQSAMGLGGLFLAVMTLSGNVQVWHVYLTAFFTGLVTVVDNPTRQSFVSEMVGPDRVRNAVSLNSANFQSARLVGPAVAGAVMAAVGPGWAFLANGLSFTAPLLMLTLMRTKELQPTRLAPRGKGQLREGLAYVSERPELIWPIVLVGFVGTFGFNFPIWLSAFASDVFHGDSGLYGLFNSLMAIGSLIGALLAARRATTRLRVLALAALLFAVLEIVASGAPGLGVFMALLIPVGILGLTVNVTANASVQMATDPEMRGRVMSLFMMVFTGGTPLGGPLFGWLTDVYGVRVSLALGGLICGSAAIGVGLMLARAANLRLKVDVRPGHRHLEFVPRKQSLVAAA; translated from the coding sequence TTGAGTACGGGAACCGGATCACCATCCGCCCCCGCACCGACCCCCACCTACAACAAGCGCGGCGGGGGGACGTTCTCCTCGCTCGCGGTCCGCAACTACCGGCTGTTCTTCTCCGGCGCGATCGTGTCGAACATCGGCACCTGGATGGCCCGGATCACCCAGGACTGGCTGGTCCTCACCATCACCGGCTCCTCGGTGGCGGTCGGCATCACCACCGCCATGCAGTTCCTGCCGATGCTCCTGTTCGGCCTGTACGGCGGCGTCATAGCCGACCGGTTCGCCAAGCGGAACATCCTGTTCGTGACGCAGAGCGCGATGGGCCTCGGCGGGCTCTTCCTCGCCGTGATGACCCTGTCCGGCAACGTCCAGGTCTGGCACGTCTATCTGACCGCCTTCTTCACCGGCCTGGTCACCGTCGTGGACAACCCGACCCGGCAGTCCTTCGTCTCCGAGATGGTCGGCCCCGACCGGGTGCGCAACGCCGTCAGCCTGAACTCGGCGAACTTCCAGTCCGCCCGGCTCGTCGGCCCCGCCGTCGCGGGCGCGGTCATGGCGGCCGTCGGACCCGGCTGGGCGTTCCTAGCCAACGGCCTGTCCTTCACCGCCCCGCTGCTGATGCTGACGCTGATGCGCACCAAGGAACTCCAGCCGACCAGGCTCGCCCCGCGCGGCAAGGGTCAGTTGAGGGAAGGGCTCGCGTACGTCTCCGAGCGGCCCGAGCTGATCTGGCCGATCGTGCTCGTCGGCTTCGTCGGCACCTTCGGGTTCAACTTCCCGATCTGGCTGAGCGCGTTCGCCTCCGACGTCTTCCACGGTGACTCCGGTCTGTACGGCCTGTTCAACAGCCTGATGGCGATCGGTTCGCTGATCGGCGCCCTGCTCGCGGCCCGGCGCGCCACCACCCGGCTGCGGGTGCTCGCGCTCGCGGCGCTGTTGTTCGCGGTCCTCGAAATCGTCGCGTCCGGCGCCCCGGGCCTCGGGGTGTTCATGGCGCTGCTGATCCCCGTCGGCATCCTTGGCCTGACGGTGAACGTGACCGCCAACGCCTCGGTGCAGATGGCCACCGACCCCGAGATGCGGGGCCGCGTCATGAGCCTGTTCATGATGGTCTTCACCGGCGGCACTCCGCTCGGCGGCCCGCTCTTCGGCTGGCTGACCGACGTCTACGGTGTCCGCGTCAGCCTCGCGCTCGGCGGCCTCATCTGCGGCTCGGCGGCGATCGGCGTCGGCCTGATGCTGGCCCGCGCGGCCAATCTGCGCCTGAAGGTCGACGTACGCCCAGGACACCGGCACCTGGAGTTCGTCCCGCGCAAGCAGTCGCTGGTGGCGGCGGCCTGA
- a CDS encoding MarR family winged helix-turn-helix transcriptional regulator produces the protein MSDLPHGSGEDAAAVNSLRSAVMRLGRRLKHQRVDESLSPTEMSVLGTLARCGSATPGELARKEHVQPPSMTRIVALLEAKGLVRLEPHPDDRRQKVVSQTEEAEAMLEESRRKRNAWLASLAENLDEDEWAKLRAAAPVLEKLAHL, from the coding sequence ATGTCTGACCTGCCCCACGGCAGCGGTGAAGATGCCGCAGCCGTGAACTCCCTGCGCTCGGCCGTCATGCGGCTGGGCCGGCGCCTCAAGCACCAGCGCGTCGACGAATCGCTCAGCCCGACCGAGATGTCGGTGCTCGGGACACTCGCCCGGTGCGGTTCGGCCACACCTGGCGAACTGGCCCGCAAGGAGCATGTGCAGCCGCCGTCGATGACCCGCATCGTCGCGCTGCTTGAGGCAAAGGGCCTGGTCAGGCTGGAGCCGCATCCCGATGACCGTCGGCAGAAGGTGGTCAGTCAGACCGAAGAGGCCGAGGCGATGCTCGAAGAGAGCCGCCGAAAGCGCAACGCCTGGCTGGCTTCCCTCGCCGAAAACCTGGACGAGGACGAGTGGGCGAAGCTGCGCGCGGCCGCCCCGGTCCTGGAGAAGCTCGCACACCTGTAA
- a CDS encoding ribbon-helix-helix protein, CopG family, with the protein MGTSVLSLRIDSELLERLRHHAAKRGMSVQDYVVRTLIRDDFDERFKAAVDETEKFYGAA; encoded by the coding sequence ATGGGGACCAGCGTGCTCAGCCTGCGAATAGACAGTGAGCTGCTCGAACGGCTCAGGCACCATGCCGCGAAACGCGGAATGAGCGTCCAGGACTATGTGGTCCGGACGCTCATTCGCGACGACTTCGACGAACGCTTCAAGGCGGCGGTCGACGAGACGGAGAAGTTCTACGGGGCGGCCTAG
- a CDS encoding NCS2 family permease — protein MNGLDRYFKISERGSSIAREIRGGFATFFAMAYIIVLNPIILGSAKDMYGHQLDSGQLVTATVLTAAFTTLLMGVIGNVPIALAAGLGVNTVVALQLAPRMSWPDAMGMVVLAGFVVMLLVASGLRERVMNAVPLGLRKGIAIGIGLFIMLIGLVDSGFVSRIPDAAHTTVPLQLGSNGHLLGWPVLVFVLGVLLTLALMVRKVPGAILISIVAMTVLAMIINAVAKVPSWGLTTPKWPGNPVASPDFGLVGQVSLFGGFSKVGLLTGILFVFTVLLSTFFDAMGTIMGISDEAGLTDENGYMPGMNRVLFVDGIAVAAGGASSSSATTCFVESTAGVGEGARTGLANVVTGGLFTISLFLTPLATMVPSQAATPALVAVGFLIMSGSIGQIDWADWTIAIPAFVTMVMMPFTYSITNGIGMGFITFTVLRLVAGRGREVPVAMYVVAAVFGFYYLMPALGLT, from the coding sequence ATGAACGGCCTGGACCGCTACTTCAAGATCTCTGAGCGCGGCTCCTCGATCGCCCGCGAGATCCGTGGCGGATTCGCGACCTTCTTCGCGATGGCGTACATCATCGTGCTGAACCCGATCATCCTCGGCAGCGCCAAGGACATGTACGGGCATCAGCTCGACAGCGGACAGCTGGTCACCGCGACCGTGCTCACCGCCGCCTTCACCACCCTGCTCATGGGCGTCATCGGCAACGTCCCGATCGCGCTGGCGGCGGGTCTCGGCGTCAACACCGTGGTCGCCCTCCAGCTCGCCCCCCGGATGAGCTGGCCCGACGCCATGGGCATGGTCGTGCTCGCCGGCTTCGTGGTCATGCTCCTGGTCGCGTCGGGGCTGCGCGAGCGCGTCATGAACGCGGTGCCGCTCGGACTGCGCAAGGGCATCGCGATCGGCATCGGCCTGTTCATCATGCTGATCGGCCTGGTCGACTCCGGCTTCGTCTCGCGCATCCCGGACGCCGCGCACACCACCGTGCCGCTCCAACTCGGCAGCAACGGGCACCTGCTCGGCTGGCCGGTCCTGGTCTTCGTCCTCGGCGTGCTGCTCACGCTCGCGCTGATGGTGCGCAAGGTGCCGGGCGCGATCCTCATCTCCATCGTGGCGATGACCGTCCTCGCGATGATCATCAACGCCGTGGCCAAGGTGCCGTCCTGGGGTCTGACCACCCCGAAGTGGCCGGGCAACCCGGTCGCCAGCCCGGACTTCGGACTCGTCGGCCAGGTCAGCCTCTTCGGCGGGTTCTCCAAGGTCGGCCTGCTGACCGGCATCCTCTTCGTCTTCACCGTGCTGCTCTCGACCTTCTTCGACGCCATGGGCACGATCATGGGCATCAGCGACGAGGCGGGCCTGACCGACGAGAACGGCTACATGCCCGGCATGAACCGGGTCCTGTTCGTGGACGGCATCGCGGTCGCGGCGGGCGGCGCCTCCTCCTCGTCGGCCACCACCTGCTTCGTGGAGTCCACGGCGGGCGTCGGCGAGGGCGCGCGGACCGGCCTCGCGAACGTGGTCACCGGCGGGCTCTTCACCATCTCCCTCTTCCTCACCCCGCTCGCCACGATGGTCCCCTCCCAGGCGGCCACCCCGGCCCTGGTCGCGGTCGGCTTCCTGATCATGTCCGGCTCGATCGGGCAGATCGACTGGGCGGACTGGACGATCGCCATCCCGGCGTTCGTGACGATGGTGATGATGCCGTTCACGTACTCGATCACCAACGGCATCGGCATGGGCTTCATCACCTTCACGGTGCTGCGCCTGGTGGCCGGCCGGGGCCGCGAAGTCCCGGTCGCGATGTACGTCGTGGCGGCGGTGTTCGGCTTCTACTACCTGATGCCCGCGCTGGGACTGACCTGA
- a CDS encoding DUF2530 domain-containing protein translates to MGSPQHEAPEPLEGPVVATITGGTILWFVLFLVQLPFYGWFDSHGHLWWVWTCLAGGGLGLIGIWYVRGRDAALKRHAAQQEAKDE, encoded by the coding sequence ATGGGATCACCCCAGCACGAGGCGCCGGAGCCCCTTGAGGGACCCGTGGTCGCCACCATCACCGGCGGCACGATCCTCTGGTTCGTCCTCTTCCTCGTCCAGCTCCCCTTCTACGGCTGGTTCGACTCGCACGGCCACCTGTGGTGGGTGTGGACCTGCCTGGCCGGCGGCGGGCTCGGCCTCATCGGCATCTGGTACGTCCGCGGCCGCGACGCGGCGCTGAAGCGGCACGCCGCCCAACAGGAAGCCAAGGACGAATAG
- a CDS encoding cation-translocating P-type ATPase yields the protein MTQRANIDAGAELDPVHPVKLPQPAGRAGGLTTAEVAKRVARGEVNDVPVRSSRSTAEIVRGNVFTRFNAIIGVLWAIMLVVAPIQDSLFGFVIIANTGIGIIQEMRAKKTLDGLAVIGEARPTVRRDGRAAEISTSEIVLGDVIELGPGDKIVVDGEAVEADGLEVDESLLTGEADPVLKKPGDKMMSGAFVVAGGGAFTATRVGREAYAAQLAEEASRFTLVHSELRSGISTILKYVTWMMIPTALGLVISQLVVKDNNVQDSIARTVGGIVPMIPEGLVLLTSVAFAIGVIRLGRKQCLVQELPAIEGLARVDVVCLDKTGTLTEGGMDVTELRPLNGSDEAYVRKVLGALGESDPRPNASLQAIIDAYPDSEVWRCTESLPFSSTRKYSGAAFSEGDGENSTWLLGAPDVLLKPGDPVLTEIDTLNEKGLRVLLLAGSSRELDDPAIASDTRPTALVVLEQRLRPDAADTLRYFEEQNVKAKVISGDNAVSVGAVAAKLGLPGAANTFDARQLPTDQAEMADALDANAVFGRVTPQQKRDMVAALQSRGHTVAMTGDGVNDVLALKDADIGVSMGSGSEATRAVAQIVLLNNSFSTLPSVVAEGRRVIGNITRVATLFLTKTVYSVLLAVLVVCSQVEYPFLPRHLTLLSTFTIGIPAFFLALAPNKERAKPHFVRRVMRYAIPSGVIAGVATFVTYLIARAYYSGPGELDAETSVTTLTLFLVSMWVLAIIARPYTWWRVALVVSMGVAFLLVLAVPWLQHFFALKLVGAVLPWTAVGIAVVASALLELTWRWVTRRWPD from the coding sequence ATGACGCAGCGCGCCAACATCGACGCCGGGGCGGAACTCGACCCCGTCCATCCCGTGAAGCTCCCCCAACCGGCGGGGCGCGCGGGGGGACTGACGACGGCCGAGGTCGCCAAGCGGGTGGCGCGCGGCGAGGTCAACGACGTACCCGTCCGCAGCAGCCGCTCCACCGCGGAGATCGTCCGCGGCAACGTCTTCACCCGCTTCAACGCGATCATCGGCGTGCTCTGGGCGATCATGCTCGTGGTGGCGCCGATCCAGGACAGCCTCTTCGGCTTCGTGATCATCGCGAACACCGGCATCGGCATCATCCAGGAGATGCGAGCCAAGAAGACCCTGGACGGCCTCGCGGTGATCGGCGAGGCCAGGCCCACCGTGCGGCGCGACGGCCGGGCCGCCGAGATCTCCACCTCCGAGATCGTGCTCGGCGACGTCATCGAACTCGGGCCCGGCGACAAGATCGTGGTGGACGGTGAGGCCGTCGAGGCGGACGGCCTGGAGGTGGACGAGTCCCTGCTGACCGGCGAGGCCGATCCGGTCCTCAAGAAGCCCGGCGACAAGATGATGTCGGGCGCCTTCGTGGTCGCGGGCGGCGGCGCGTTCACCGCCACCAGGGTCGGCCGCGAGGCGTACGCGGCTCAACTGGCCGAGGAGGCCAGCCGGTTCACCCTCGTCCACTCCGAGCTGCGCAGCGGCATCTCCACCATCCTCAAGTACGTCACGTGGATGATGATCCCCACCGCCCTGGGCCTGGTCATCAGCCAGCTCGTGGTGAAGGACAACAACGTCCAGGACTCCATCGCCCGCACCGTGGGCGGCATCGTCCCGATGATCCCCGAGGGCCTGGTCCTGCTCACCTCGGTCGCCTTCGCGATCGGCGTCATCCGCCTGGGCCGCAAGCAGTGCCTGGTCCAGGAACTCCCCGCCATCGAAGGCCTGGCCCGCGTCGACGTGGTGTGCCTCGACAAGACGGGCACGCTCACCGAGGGCGGCATGGACGTCACCGAGCTCCGCCCGCTGAACGGCTCGGACGAGGCGTACGTACGCAAGGTGCTCGGCGCGCTCGGCGAGTCCGACCCCCGGCCCAACGCCTCCCTCCAGGCGATCATCGACGCCTACCCCGACAGCGAGGTGTGGCGCTGCACCGAGTCGCTGCCGTTCTCCTCGACCCGCAAGTACAGCGGCGCCGCGTTCAGTGAGGGCGACGGCGAGAACAGCACCTGGCTGCTTGGCGCGCCGGACGTGCTGCTGAAGCCGGGCGACCCGGTGCTGACCGAGATCGACACCCTCAACGAGAAGGGCCTGCGCGTCCTGCTCCTGGCCGGCTCCTCGCGCGAACTCGACGACCCGGCCATCGCCTCCGACACCAGGCCCACCGCGCTGGTCGTCCTCGAACAAAGGCTGCGGCCCGACGCCGCCGACACTCTGCGCTACTTCGAGGAGCAGAACGTCAAGGCCAAGGTCATCTCCGGCGACAACGCGGTGTCCGTCGGCGCGGTCGCCGCGAAGCTCGGCCTGCCCGGCGCGGCCAACACCTTCGACGCCCGCCAACTCCCCACCGACCAGGCCGAGATGGCCGATGCCCTCGACGCCAACGCGGTCTTCGGCCGGGTCACCCCGCAGCAGAAGCGCGACATGGTCGCCGCCCTCCAGTCCCGCGGCCACACCGTCGCGATGACGGGCGACGGCGTCAACGACGTCCTCGCCCTCAAGGACGCCGACATCGGCGTGAGCATGGGCTCCGGCTCGGAGGCGACGCGGGCCGTGGCCCAGATCGTGCTGCTGAACAACAGCTTCTCGACGCTGCCTTCGGTGGTGGCGGAGGGCCGCCGGGTGATCGGCAACATCACGCGGGTGGCGACGCTGTTCCTGACGAAGACGGTGTACTCGGTCCTGCTGGCGGTCCTGGTGGTCTGCTCCCAGGTCGAGTACCCCTTCCTGCCAAGGCACTTGACCCTTCTCTCCACCTTCACCATCGGCATCCCGGCGTTCTTCCTCGCGCTCGCCCCCAACAAGGAGCGCGCCAAACCGCACTTCGTGCGCAGGGTGATGCGGTACGCGATCCCCAGCGGGGTCATCGCGGGGGTGGCCACGTTCGTGACGTACCTCATCGCGCGGGCGTACTACTCGGGACCGGGCGAGCTGGACGCGGAGACCAGCGTCACCACGCTGACCCTCTTCCTGGTCTCGATGTGGGTCCTGGCGATCATCGCGCGGCCCTACACGTGGTGGCGCGTCGCCCTGGTGGTGTCGATGGGCGTGGCGTTCCTGCTGGTGCTCGCGGTGCCGTGGTTGCAGCACTTCTTCGCGTTGAAGCTGGTGGGGGCGGTGCTGCCGTGGACTGCCGTCGGCATCGCGGTGGTGGCGTCCGCCCTGCTGGAACTGACCTGGCGCTGGGTGACCCGCCGCTGGCCGGACTAG